TCGCGCTTCGCCTCCGTCGGGTGGGCGGTCAAAACGGGCTCCACCAGCACCTCACGCAGCACTTCCAGCAGCTCGTCCTGGCTGAGGCCCAGGGACTGCATTTCCCGCAGATTGTCAGGCCACAGGCCTTTTTCCGCCAGGGGGCCTTTCTCCTTTTCCCGCAGGCGGCGCACCTGGGCGGCGGCACGCTCTTCCACGATGTTCAGCATCTGGAAAGCGATCGAATACGCCTGGCCCAGTGCGCGATCTGGCGCATCGCCGATGCCTTCGCACTTGCCTGCCCAGGGCAGCTTTTCTGCCAGTGCAGGCTCGCCCAGACGGCGCAGCACGTTGGCAAAAGCATCCATCAGAAACTTCAGTTCATCTTCGAGAAGGCGGAAGCCATGCTCCCGCAGCGGGTTGGTCGGTGTCATTCACGGCCACATTTAGCAGGAAGGATGCCGGGTGCCAGTGATCTCATTGGGGGACTTTTATGTTTGGCGGAAAACCGTCCCCTGCCCTACTCGCCCCTTGCTCCCGCCTGAGTGCGCTACATATCTACCGCCCTCATGTCCCGCCAACCGTTCTACGATGTTCTCTCCCTCGGTGAAGTTCTTTTGCGCCTGGATCCCGGTGAGGGGAGGGTACGCACCTCCCGCCAGTTCACGACCTGGGAAGGCGGCGGCGAGTACAATGTGGCCCGCGGGGCGCGGCGCTGCTTTGGCTTGCGCACGGGTATCCTGACGGCCTTCGCCGACAATGAGATCGGTCGCCTGATTGAGGATCTCATCCTCCAGGGCGGGGTGGATACGAACCTCATCAAATGGGTGCCCTATGACGGCATGGGCAAGCGCGTGCGCAACCCCATCAATTTCACCGAGCGCGGCTTTGGCGTGCGCGGGGCCAAGGGCAGTGTGGACCGTGGCCACAGCGCGGCCTCCCAGCTCAAGCCGGGCGACTTTGACTTTGACCACCTCTTTGGCACCCTGGGCTGCCGCTGGCTGCACACGGGCGGCATTTTCGCCGGGCTTTCCGAGTCCACGGCCGAGCTGACCATCCAGGCCTGCGAGGCAGCCAAACGCCACGGCGTGACCGTGAGCTATGACCTGAACTACCGCCCGTCCCTCTGGCAGGAGCGTGGCGGCTTCCCGGCGGCGCAGGCGCTGAACCGCCAACTAGCCCCTTACATTGATGTGATGTTCGGCGTGCTGAGTGATGAACCGCCAGTCGCCAGCGCAGTGCCTACCGACCCGAACGACATCTTCGCCGGGGAAGAGGCCAAGCTGCGCCCCGCCATCCTGAAACTGGTGGCCGAGTATCCAAATCTCAAAACCGTGGCCGCCACCCTACGCCGCGTGCACACCGCCAGCATCAATGACTGGGGTTCTCTCTGCTACCACGAAGGCAACTTTTACCGCAGCCGCAACTACCCCCGCTTCGACATCTTGGACCGCATCGGTGCCGGGGACAGTTTTGTCGCAGGTCTCGTCGCGGGGATGCTATTAGAAAACGATGCGCAGAAGGCCACCGACTACGGTGCCGCCCACGGTGCGCTGGCCATGACCACCCCTGGAGACACCAGCATGGCCACCCTCATTGAAGTGCAGAAGCTGGCCGAAGGTGGCGATGCGAAGGTGCAACGATAAGCGACATACTCCCACAAGCTGATTCCAAGGGGCGCGGTGCCATCACCGCGCCCCTTTTTGTGGATCAGGGTTCCCGATACCCTGGCACGGCCACCGGGGAGACGAGGAAGAAGGCGCGGGTCGGCTCCAGAAGGGTCTGGGTGCTGGCATCGCTGCCGTCTGCCTCATCCAGCCAAAGGGAGGCCGGATTGTGCAAGTAGAGGTGGCGGTAGGTGGATTCGCCAGGGGCGACATCGCCCTTCCACAGGCGCAGGCGGGTGGCCTCATCGGGAGTTGTCGAGGCCGTGAAGCCCGCCTCAGTCCGCAAGCCAAGGGTCTGCACGGTGTGAGCCACAGGGAAACCACTGCCGATGAACTGGGCCCCGGCCTGCAATGGCTGGGCAAACAGGGTGCTGCGGACCGCCCCGGTGAAGGTGAGGGAAACAGTGCCCGTGCGAGCATGGACCAGCAGCCCTTCGCCAGGGGCCACGAGGCGGTCTCCTGCGCTATCCCCCGTCCATCCGTCGACGGAGAGCCAGCTCGTGCGGAAGCTGCCCGAGGCTGCGTCAAAGAACAGCAGGCGATCTGCATTCGCCGCCTCAGTCCCCGTGGCAAACGCATCCGCTGGGAACAGGCCATTCACCGTCCAATGCGGACGCACCGCAAGGCGTGTGCTGGCAAGGTCTGGAGTGGCAGTCTCAAAGGCCAAAGCCTCATCGGTCGTCGCGGCTTCATCCAGTTCATAACGCTGGCCTTCATGCGCACCGACGAGGACTTCCACGTAATAGGACTGACCGGCAACGAGCTTCGACTTCACTCCGGTGGCGCGGATGCCGTTGAACACATCCGTCCGCAAAAGTGGCATGGAGAAGCTCTGCTGGCCGCTGATGTCACGGCGCACCCAGGCCTGGATTCCGGAGACCACCGTGGCTTCGGCGCGGCCGTTGAGATCTGCATCCAGGTTCACCTTCAGGCGCAGGAAGCCCATTTCGCCGAGGGAGGCGACATCGGTATAACGAAGCGTTTCGCTGCCATTGTTATTCTGAGTGATGACAGGCACCACCGTGACTGGCGACCATTCGCCCAACCGCAGGTCGCTGCTGGTTTCCAGCAGATGCCGCACATCTGCACGGCCACCGCTGGGGCGGATGACCACGGCATCTACACGGCCCGTGGCGGCATCCGTTTGCAGGAAGAAACGCTGGGTTTGCAGGCCGGATGTCGCATCGGTACCCAGGGCATATTCCAGCAGATTGGCAGCGCCGTCAGCATCCAGATCAGCCGTCGGTTCACCCAGTGTCCGGGCCAGACTTTGCCAGGTGCTGGAGGCAGAGGCTGGGACAGGAGCCGGTGCAGCCGACTGCGGCGGTGGAGCCAGACCGAGGCCGAGAAGGCCCCCGGTGATCCTGAAACCAAAGTCCACCGTCAGGTCATAATCCGCGTCCGAATCATCATCCGATGTGCCTTCAAACCCGCCTTCAGCACTGCCAGTAGGGGCAGTCCCAGATTGCAGCGTGATGGCGCGGCTGGAGATGCCCAGCGTGGTGAGATTCAGCACGTCGATGCCGTCTTCGCCCGTATTGTCATCACCGCTGGCGGTCTGGTAACCGGGCAGAGACGAGGCCTTGAACAACGGTCCCTCCGTGATGACCCCTAGGAGGCCCGCCTGGAAATTAGCAGCCGGGATGTGGACCACATAACTGTCAGCAGCAAGATCGCTGAAGAGATAGCGGCCAGCACTGTCGGTGGTGGTGGTTTTCAGCGGTCCGAGAAGGGCCAGAAGATCCGCACTGCGATAAAGATACACCGTCACGCCGGCCACACCTTCGCCTGCGTTGTAGCGGCCGTTACCATTGGCATCCATAAAGACCATGTTGCCGATGCCCAGGCCAGGAAGCCCGGTGTCTGGAGCAGCAATCACCGGCACAAAACCGAAGTCCACCGTCAGATTGCTGTCAGAATCCCAGTCATCGTCCGTGCTGCCATCAAAGCCGCTTTCAGCCGCACCCACGGGAGCCGTGCCAGCCTGCAGGACGATGACTTCACTGGAGATGCCCGTCACCAGCGGCAACAGGGAGTCCACCCCGTCCTCGCCCTGGTCATCATCCCCTGCCCCGGCCTGGTGGGAGGCGATGGAGAGATGGTTGTAAAGAGCGCCCTCAGCGATCAAACCGGCCACGCCGATGCCAAAGTTCTGGGCCGGGATATGGACGAAGTAACTGCCCGCCTGCAACCCGCTGAAGAGGTAGCGCCCGGCGGCATCCGTGGTGACTGTTTTCAGCGGCGCGATGACGCCCACGAGGTCAGTGCTGCGATAGAGCTGCACCGTGACTCCAGGGGTGCCTTCCCCAGCATCGTAGCGGCCGTTGCGGTTGGTGTCCTTGAAGACGACATTGCCGATGGCCAGGTTTTCTGGAACCGGGGTCATATCCACAAAACCAAAGTCCACGGTCAGGTTGCCATCGGCATCCCGTGCGTCATCCGCCGTGCCTTCGAAGCCAGCTTCAGCGGCCCCGGTAGGCGAGAGCCCCGGCTGCAGGCTGATGATGCCGCTGGAGATACCCGTGATGGCGGGAGCAGGCGCATCCACGCCATCTTCGCCCAGATTATCATCCAGCATTCCGTCCTGATGCCCGCTGACAGAAAGATGGTTATACAGCGGACCTGCCGAGATGGCGGCCAGGATCGGCGCACGGAAGTTATCCGCCGGGATATGCACATAATAGCTGCCGGAGTAGAGTCCACCGAAGAGGTAACGCCCTTCGTTATCCGTGGTCGTGGTCTTCACAGGCACGGCCACTCCCAGCACGTCCGTGCTGCGATAGAGATGCACCGTCACGCCTGCCGCACCTTCACCCGCATCGTAGCGGCCATTGGTGTTCAGGTCCTTGAAGACGAGGTTGCCCAGGCTGAGATCTTCAACGGCGACAAACGGCACAAAGCCAAAGTCCACTGTGAGGTTCGTATCGGCATCTCTGGCATCGTCTGAGGATGCATCAAAACCGCCTTCAGCCGCGCCAGCCGGGGCCGTACCCACCTGCAGATTGATTCCCAGGCTCGAGATACCCGTCACCAGCGGAGTCGCGGAATCCACACCGTCTTCTCCCTGGTTATCGTCCCCCACCGAGGTCTGATGGCCGGCGACTGAAATGCAACTGAAGAGAGGCCCTGCCGTGACAAACCCATCCACCCCTGGGCGGAAGTTTTCTGCCGCGATGTGCACCACATAGATGCCAGCGGCCAGCCCGGTAAAGGCATACCGGCCTTCACTGTCCGTCACCACCGTCTTTAGGGCGGCGGAGATGCCAGGCACATCCGTGTTCCGGTAAAGCTGCACCGCCACACCGGCGATGCCTTCACCCGCATCATAGTGGCCATTGGTGTTGGCGTCCCTGAAGACCACGTTGCCGAGGCCTAGATCATCCGGCAGTGGTTCAACCGCCACGGCGACAAAGCCGAAGTCCACCGTCAGATTGCTGTCTGCATCGTAGGCATCGTCAGAGCCTCCATCGAAGCCACCTTCCACCGTCCCGACAGGTGCCGCACCCGCCTGCAGGCTGATGAGCGTGCTGGACACACCTGTGACTTCCGGCAGCAGGGCATCCACCCCGTCTTCACCCAGATGGTCATCCAAAATTTGAGTCTGGTAACCGGTGACGGAACGATGACGGTGCAATGGCCCCTCCACTGTCAGGCCCAGGACACCCGGGGCAAAGTTCAGCGCCGGGATGTGCACGATGTAGTTGCCCGCCGTGAGCTGGCTGAAGAGGTAGCGCCCGTTGCTGGTCGTGGTGGTGATGGCCACAGGCAGGGACACCGCAGGAATGTCCGTGCTGCGATAAAGCTGCACGATCACACCAGACACGCCTTCACCGGAGTCATAACGACCGTTGCCATTGGCATCCTTGAACACCAAATTACCGATTTGCAGCCCCTCGGGATCCGTGCCGGAACCATTGTCGGGTTCCACAAAACCGAAGTCCACTGTCAGGTCGAAGTCACCGTCGAACTCATTGTCCGAGCTGCCGTCAAAACCGTTCTCGGCACTGCCAACGGGGCTTTGGCCCGGCTGCAAAATCACGACCTGGCTGCTGATGCCAGAGATGGCCGGAGCCAGCGCATCCACGCCATTTTCACCGACGAGATCATCCCCTTCGGTTTCACCCGTCACGGACACCCGATTGAAGAGAGGCCCCGGTTGCAGGCCCGGCAGCGCATTGCCACCGAGGGAGGTCAGGTTCGGCTTAAAGTTATCCGCCGCCACATGCACGATGTAGCCACCAGGTGGCAAGCTGCTGAAGAGATAGCGGCCCGCTGCATCCGTGAAGGTGCTGGCGTAGGGCGTGGAAAGCCCCGGCACATCCGTGCTGCGATAGAGCAGCATCCACACCCCGCCCACGCCTTCGTTCGCGTCATAGCGACCGTTGGCATTGGCGTCGTTGAAGACCACGTTGCCCACGCCCAGATTCGCCGGAGCTGGCACATTCAGGAAGCCAAGGTCAATGGTCAGGTCGGCATCGGCATCATAGCCCACATCCTGATTGCCTTTGAAACCGGTCTCCATCTCGTCGGTCGGCTCCGTGCCAAAGTCGAGATCGAAGAGCGTGGAGCTGATCCCGGTGGAGGTAGGCTGTGGTTGATCCAGCGTATCCTCATTGCCCGAGTCATCCGTGCCATCATCGCTGCCAAAACCAGGCACGGCCGAGGCACCGGAGAGAGGCTTGCCCTCACCAAACTGGGAGGCCGGGATATGGACAAAGTAAGAGCCTGCCCCGGGTGCCTTCAGTTCATAGCCGCCATCGATTCCCGTGTAGGTCTCGGCTAGCGGTGTGGAGGTCTGCGGGATATCGCCAATGGCAAAGAGCTGCACCAGCACGCCAGGGATGCCAAAGTCGGTCGTGGTGGAGAATCGGCCATCACCGTTCACATCGGCAAACACCAGGTTGCCCACCCGCAGCGGTTTCGGCGCAAAGCCAAGGTCCACCGTCAGGTCGGAATCCTGATCGTACAAGTCATCTTCAAAGGCTCCGTATCCCGTTTCTCCGTTGGCCGCCGTCGGGCCTTCGCCTATCTGCACACTGAAGGCAGCCGTGCGGGCACCCACCACGGTGACGTTTCCGAATTCGTAGATGTCCTGGCCGACGTTGTCGTCCACGAAGGTGCCAGCACCATTCGGTGTGGCGACGGAGGGCACGAGATTTTCCAACTGCCCACCCGAACTGAACTGGGACGCATCCACCCGCAGATGATAGGTGCCTGGGGCAATCCTGAAGCTGTACGAGCCGAGCCTGGAGGAGAACACGCTGGCAAGGGGAGAGGCCGCACCCGCTTCATTCGACCAAAGCTCAACGCTCACTCCGCCCAGCCCCGACTCGGTATCTGGGTCAAAGATGCCGTCACCGTTGGCATCGCTAAAGACGAGGTTGCCGATCTCGACGCTGGGCACAAAACCGAAGTCGCGAGTGAGGTCCACACTGGCATCGGTGAGGTCATCGGAGCCGCCATCCTGGCCGCTTTCGGCGGCCCCAACAGGGGAAGCGGAAGGACTGAGGCTAAACACTGCTGTGCTGATGCCATTGGTGTCTGGCCGCCCATCGTCCAGACCATCTTCACCCAGATTGTCGTCACCGGTGGAGCTGCCATAAACGCTGGCTTGCAGATGCAGCGGCCCTTCCTCCAAGAACATATAGTAAGGCACATGCAGGTAGTAATTGCCCGGCATCACATCCGTGAAGAGGTAACGGCCATTGGCATCCGTGGTGAGGGTGGCCACAGGCTCGTCAAAGATGGGCGAAGCATTCTCTTCATACAGTTGCACCTCCACGCCGGACAGCCCCTCGGCCTCATCGGCAGTGCCGTTGTTGTTGGAGTCCAGGAACACCAGGTTGCCCACAGAAGCGAGCTTGGAAAAACCAAAGTCCACCGTTAGGTCCATGTTGGCATCCTTGGC
The sequence above is a segment of the Prosthecobacter algae genome. Coding sequences within it:
- a CDS encoding sugar kinase, with the protein product MSRQPFYDVLSLGEVLLRLDPGEGRVRTSRQFTTWEGGGEYNVARGARRCFGLRTGILTAFADNEIGRLIEDLILQGGVDTNLIKWVPYDGMGKRVRNPINFTERGFGVRGAKGSVDRGHSAASQLKPGDFDFDHLFGTLGCRWLHTGGIFAGLSESTAELTIQACEAAKRHGVTVSYDLNYRPSLWQERGGFPAAQALNRQLAPYIDVMFGVLSDEPPVASAVPTDPNDIFAGEEAKLRPAILKLVAEYPNLKTVAATLRRVHTASINDWGSLCYHEGNFYRSRNYPRFDILDRIGAGDSFVAGLVAGMLLENDAQKATDYGAAHGALAMTTPGDTSMATLIEVQKLAEGGDAKVQR